The following coding sequences lie in one Pseudoxanthomonas sp. SE1 genomic window:
- a CDS encoding type II toxin-antitoxin system HicB family antitoxin, whose amino-acid sequence MRYAIVIEQAGDNYSAYVPDLPGCVATGATKAEVEALIHDAIALHLAGMREDGLAIPVPSSQVEYIDVAA is encoded by the coding sequence ATGCGCTACGCCATCGTCATCGAGCAAGCGGGCGACAACTACTCCGCCTATGTGCCGGACCTGCCCGGCTGCGTGGCCACCGGCGCGACCAAGGCCGAGGTGGAAGCGTTGATCCACGATGCTATCGCCTTGCACCTCGCGGGAATGCGCGAGGATGGGTTGGCGATACCGGTACCGTCGAGCCAGGTGGAGTACATCGACGTCGCGGCGTGA
- a CDS encoding type II toxin-antitoxin system RelE/ParE family toxin → MIEVRKTRIFEDWFVSLRDRHARMRIQARIDRLAFGNPGQHRVLAGGIGEMKIDCGPGYRIYYSRHGDAWVLLLLCGGDKASQRADIGAALALARKLET, encoded by the coding sequence ATGATCGAGGTCAGGAAGACGCGGATATTCGAGGACTGGTTTGTTTCGCTGCGCGACCGGCACGCGAGGATGCGCATCCAGGCGAGGATCGATCGGCTCGCATTCGGCAACCCGGGTCAGCATCGCGTGCTGGCGGGTGGCATAGGCGAGATGAAGATCGATTGTGGCCCGGGCTATCGCATCTACTACAGCCGGCATGGCGACGCGTGGGTGCTGCTGCTGTTGTGCGGCGGCGACAAGGCATCGCAACGCGCGGACATCGGGGCGGCGCTAGCGCTGGCGAGAAAGTTGGAGACCTGA
- a CDS encoding SpoIIE family protein phosphatase, with amino-acid sequence MRNAVPSSVVPEDVAGAAHWRSSLRTRIALWAGLVNVVLVLLLVLGTAWFARRLILDDARRDTHATAQEAAQRLDNALHVVTITTHGISDLVGNAQLSPDELTTTLRAMVNATPGCVGGLLILEPRTRDDAPFARYVAGNGRDRDFVADGYPFRDQGWYQRTVASPGGWWSEPYLNRTAGGVWMVTYNMPLREPGRGARTRGMVSLDLPLANLTDLVDALAHLPGWRVTLVAPAGTLALNPEVGVAQLETLDEYIQRVGRTDLHEAAQAVRVRQPLQYAHVDAVSGERRYTVVEPVGGSGWTLLVAQSYELIMARLTEALWMLAAVGALLALLCMLVVRKLARHISQPVEGLSSSAARLAQGDYSAPVPFLQRRDEVGQMARTLEHARGSIRQQLSEIEDMTAARQKLESELSIAREIQQAMLPPGRVIDREHAHLEAYARLEPAKAVGGDFYCFIETDADGLWFAIGDVSDKGVPAALFMARTVTVLEVAASTHASPERVLAEASRRLVQGNDACMFATVLCGRVDVRSGACVLASAGHDAPLMLLADGRHEELPLQPGPPLGFEVGDAFPLWSGQLPAGATLLAWTDGITEAFDAANQAFGVERIPDALLPGATARDQCEGLISQVHAFTGAAPQSDDITVLAIRRRLDSGTASSEAPPSQEALHADATVHST; translated from the coding sequence ATGCGCAACGCAGTGCCCAGCAGTGTCGTGCCAGAGGATGTCGCCGGTGCCGCGCACTGGCGCAGCAGCTTGCGCACGCGCATCGCCCTGTGGGCCGGCCTGGTCAACGTGGTGCTGGTGTTGCTGCTGGTGCTGGGGACGGCATGGTTCGCGCGCCGGCTGATCCTGGACGACGCGCGCCGCGACACGCATGCCACCGCACAGGAAGCCGCGCAGCGGCTGGACAACGCGCTGCACGTGGTGACGATCACCACGCATGGCATCTCCGACCTGGTCGGCAACGCGCAGCTGTCGCCGGACGAACTGACCACCACCCTGCGCGCGATGGTGAACGCCACGCCCGGGTGCGTAGGCGGATTGCTGATCCTGGAGCCGCGCACGCGCGATGACGCGCCGTTCGCACGCTACGTGGCCGGCAATGGCCGCGACCGCGACTTCGTCGCCGACGGGTATCCGTTCCGCGACCAGGGCTGGTACCAGCGCACCGTGGCATCGCCGGGCGGCTGGTGGTCCGAGCCCTACCTCAACCGGACCGCGGGCGGCGTGTGGATGGTCACCTACAACATGCCGCTGCGCGAACCCGGGCGCGGCGCGCGCACCCGCGGCATGGTCAGCCTGGACCTGCCGCTGGCCAACCTGACCGACCTGGTGGATGCGCTGGCGCACCTGCCGGGATGGCGGGTGACGCTGGTGGCGCCGGCCGGCACGCTGGCGTTGAATCCGGAAGTGGGCGTCGCGCAGTTGGAAACCCTAGACGAGTACATCCAGCGCGTCGGTCGCACCGACCTGCACGAAGCTGCGCAGGCCGTGCGCGTCCGACAGCCCCTGCAGTACGCACACGTGGATGCCGTCAGCGGCGAGCGGCGCTATACCGTGGTGGAGCCGGTCGGCGGCAGCGGCTGGACCCTGCTGGTCGCGCAGTCCTACGAGCTGATCATGGCCCGCCTGACCGAGGCGCTGTGGATGCTGGCGGCGGTGGGGGCGTTGCTCGCGCTGCTGTGCATGCTGGTGGTGCGCAAGCTGGCGCGCCACATCAGCCAGCCGGTGGAAGGGCTTTCGTCGTCGGCGGCGCGGCTGGCGCAGGGCGACTACAGCGCACCGGTACCGTTCCTGCAGCGGCGCGACGAGGTCGGCCAGATGGCACGCACGCTGGAGCATGCGCGCGGCTCGATCCGGCAGCAGCTCAGTGAAATCGAGGACATGACGGCGGCCCGGCAGAAGCTGGAGAGCGAACTGTCGATCGCGCGCGAGATCCAGCAGGCCATGCTGCCGCCGGGTCGGGTGATCGACCGCGAGCACGCGCACCTGGAGGCGTATGCACGGCTGGAGCCGGCCAAGGCCGTGGGCGGCGACTTCTACTGCTTCATCGAAACCGACGCCGATGGCCTGTGGTTCGCCATCGGGGACGTGTCCGACAAGGGCGTGCCGGCGGCGCTGTTCATGGCGCGCACGGTCACCGTGCTGGAAGTGGCAGCCAGCACGCACGCTTCGCCGGAGCGCGTGCTCGCCGAGGCGTCGCGCCGTCTGGTGCAGGGCAACGATGCGTGCATGTTCGCCACGGTGCTGTGCGGGCGCGTGGACGTGCGCAGCGGCGCCTGCGTGCTCGCCAGCGCCGGCCACGACGCGCCGCTGATGCTGCTGGCCGATGGCCGCCACGAAGAGCTGCCACTGCAGCCCGGGCCCCCGCTGGGGTTCGAGGTGGGCGACGCCTTCCCGCTGTGGTCCGGGCAACTGCCCGCGGGCGCCACCCTGCTGGCGTGGACCGACGGCATCACCGAAGCCTTCGATGCCGCGAACCAGGCGTTCGGCGTGGAGCGCATCCCCGATGCGCTGCTGCCGGGCGCGACCGCGCGCGACCAGTGCGAAGGACTGATCTCGCAGGTTCACGCGTTTACCGGTGCCGCCCCGCAATCGGACGACATCACCGTGCTGGCCATCCGTCGCCGGCTGGACAGCGGCACCGCTTCGTCCGAAGCTCCGCCATCACAGGAGGCCCTGCATGCAGATGCGACTGTTCATTCCACGTGA
- the aceE gene encoding pyruvate dehydrogenase (acetyl-transferring), homodimeric type, translating to MNWLNEMLQSDPDPQESREWIDSMQAVIEKNGALRAHQLLEGMVEVTRRAGAYLPFSPTTEYVNTIAPQNEAKSPGDAALEWRIRSIIRWNAMATVVRANRKPGDLGGHIASFASGATLYDVGFNHFWRAPSDNHPGDLLFIQGHSAPGIYARSFLEGRISEQQLDNFRMEVDGQGISSYPHPWLMPDYWQTPTVSMGLGPLAAIYQAQFMKYLEHRGLIEKSDRKVWCFIGDGESDEPETLGAIALAGREGLDNLIFVVNCNLQRLDGPVRGNGKIIQELEGVFRGGGWNVIKLLWGSYWDPLLARDTDGVLKKLMMETVDGEYQNCKAFGGKYTRDNFFGKYPETAAMVANLSDDDIWRLNRGGHDPHKVYAAYHEAVNTQGMPTVILAKTVKGYGMGSAGESLNPTHQTKKLDDEAIRTFRDRFNIPVSDKQLEESAQVPFYHPGEDSPEIQYLKARRAALGGYLPQRRRKASESFETPKLEAFDRLLKSTGEREISTTMAFVQGLNIALRDKQVGPRLVPIVADEARTFGMEGMFRQIGIYAPFGQKYKPVDADQLMYYREDQSGQVLQQGISEPGAMSSWMAAGTSYSVSNVPMLPFYIYYSMFGFQRIGDIAWQAADMRTRGFLLGGTAGRTTLNGEGLQHEDGFSHVIAGSIPNVRSYDPTFGFEVAVVLQHGMQKMLQEQVDEYYYVTLMNENYTHPEMPEGAAAGIIKGMYLLTDAGKPKKGELRVQLLGSGTILREAIAAAELLDKDFGVTADIWSCPSFNELRRDGFDAERWNRLNPEAKSPRKAYVTELLEGRQGPVVAATDYVRAYADQIRAFVPGSYTVLGTDGFGRSDTRANLRRHFEVDRYYIAHAAIAALAKEGKMTGKDVSRAIKQYKIDVDKANPVTV from the coding sequence ATGAACTGGTTGAACGAGATGTTGCAGAGCGATCCGGATCCGCAGGAATCCCGCGAATGGATCGATTCCATGCAGGCGGTGATCGAGAAGAACGGCGCCCTGCGTGCTCACCAGTTGCTCGAAGGCATGGTGGAAGTCACCCGCCGCGCCGGCGCCTACCTGCCGTTCTCGCCCACCACCGAATACGTCAACACCATCGCCCCGCAGAACGAGGCCAAGAGCCCCGGTGACGCCGCGCTGGAATGGCGCATCCGGTCGATCATCCGCTGGAACGCGATGGCCACCGTCGTGCGCGCCAACCGCAAGCCCGGCGACCTCGGCGGCCACATCGCCAGCTTCGCCTCCGGCGCCACGCTGTACGACGTGGGCTTCAACCACTTCTGGCGCGCGCCGAGCGACAACCATCCGGGCGACCTGCTCTTCATCCAGGGCCACAGCGCGCCGGGCATCTACGCACGTTCGTTCCTGGAAGGCCGCATCAGCGAGCAGCAGCTCGACAACTTCCGCATGGAAGTCGACGGCCAGGGCATCTCGTCCTACCCGCATCCGTGGCTGATGCCGGACTACTGGCAGACCCCGACCGTGTCGATGGGCCTGGGCCCGCTGGCGGCGATCTACCAGGCGCAGTTCATGAAGTACCTGGAGCATCGCGGCCTGATCGAGAAGTCCGACCGCAAGGTGTGGTGCTTCATCGGCGACGGCGAGAGCGACGAGCCGGAAACCCTGGGCGCCATCGCGCTGGCCGGCCGCGAAGGCCTGGACAACCTGATCTTCGTGGTCAACTGCAACCTGCAGCGCCTCGATGGCCCGGTGCGCGGCAACGGCAAGATCATCCAGGAACTGGAAGGCGTGTTCCGCGGCGGCGGCTGGAACGTCATCAAGCTGCTGTGGGGCAGCTACTGGGATCCGCTCCTCGCGCGCGACACCGACGGCGTGCTGAAGAAGCTGATGATGGAAACCGTCGACGGCGAGTACCAGAACTGCAAGGCGTTCGGCGGCAAGTACACGCGCGACAACTTCTTCGGCAAGTATCCGGAGACGGCGGCCATGGTCGCCAACCTGTCCGACGACGACATCTGGCGCCTCAACCGCGGTGGCCACGATCCGCACAAGGTCTACGCGGCCTACCACGAGGCGGTGAACACCCAGGGCATGCCCACGGTGATCCTGGCCAAGACAGTGAAGGGCTACGGCATGGGCTCGGCGGGCGAGTCGCTCAACCCGACCCACCAGACCAAGAAGCTGGACGACGAAGCCATCCGCACGTTCCGCGACCGCTTCAACATCCCGGTCAGCGACAAGCAGCTGGAAGAATCGGCGCAGGTGCCGTTCTATCACCCGGGCGAGGACTCGCCGGAAATCCAGTACCTGAAGGCGCGCCGCGCCGCGCTGGGCGGCTACCTGCCGCAGCGTCGCCGCAAGGCCAGCGAGTCGTTCGAGACGCCGAAGCTGGAAGCCTTCGACCGCCTGCTGAAGAGCACCGGCGAGCGCGAGATCTCCACCACCATGGCGTTCGTGCAGGGCCTGAACATCGCACTGCGCGACAAGCAGGTCGGCCCGCGCCTGGTGCCGATCGTCGCCGACGAGGCGCGCACGTTCGGCATGGAAGGCATGTTCCGCCAGATCGGCATCTACGCGCCGTTCGGCCAGAAGTACAAGCCGGTCGACGCCGACCAGTTGATGTACTACCGCGAAGACCAGTCCGGCCAGGTGCTGCAGCAGGGCATCAGCGAGCCGGGCGCGATGTCGTCGTGGATGGCGGCGGGCACCAGCTATTCGGTCAGCAACGTGCCGATGCTGCCGTTCTACATCTACTACTCGATGTTCGGCTTCCAGCGCATCGGCGACATCGCGTGGCAGGCGGCCGACATGCGTACGCGCGGCTTCCTGCTGGGCGGCACCGCGGGCCGCACGACGCTCAACGGTGAAGGCCTGCAGCACGAGGACGGTTTCAGCCACGTCATCGCCGGCAGTATCCCGAACGTGCGCAGCTACGACCCGACCTTCGGTTTCGAGGTGGCGGTGGTGCTGCAGCACGGCATGCAGAAGATGCTGCAGGAGCAGGTGGACGAGTACTACTACGTCACCCTGATGAACGAGAACTACACCCACCCGGAGATGCCGGAAGGCGCGGCGGCGGGGATCATCAAGGGCATGTACCTGCTCACCGACGCGGGCAAGCCGAAGAAGGGCGAGCTGCGCGTGCAGCTGCTGGGCAGCGGCACCATCCTGCGCGAGGCGATCGCGGCGGCCGAGTTGCTGGACAAGGATTTCGGCGTGACCGCCGACATCTGGTCGTGCCCCAGCTTCAACGAGCTACGTCGCGACGGTTTCGACGCCGAGCGCTGGAACCGCCTGAACCCGGAAGCGAAGTCGCCGCGCAAGGCGTACGTGACGGAGCTGCTGGAAGGCCGCCAGGGCCCGGTGGTCGCGGCGACCGACTATGTGCGTGCGTACGCGGACCAGATCCGCGCGTTCGTGCCGGGGTCGTACACGGTGCTGGGCACGGACGGCTTCGGCCGCAGCGACACCCGCGCCAACCTGCGCCGCCACTTCGAAGTGGACCGCTACTACATCGCCCACGCCGCCATCGCCGCCCTGGCGAAGGAAGGCAAGATGACCGGCAAGGATGTGTCCCGCGCGATCAAGCAGTACAAGATCGACGTGGACAAGGCGAACCCGGTCACCGTGTGA
- a CDS encoding STAS domain-containing protein, translated as MSLSIDIHPTGKGSQRVALVGRLDTHTYEDLDEALAPLLTRQLHSLVLDLSGLEYISSAGIRSIFKARKTLAPHSGKVLLVNPQPQIQKVLDMVKAVPLNEIFSSTAEADAYLDMMQRKVLRAGEEDDD; from the coding sequence ATGAGCCTCAGCATCGATATCCACCCGACCGGCAAGGGCAGCCAGCGCGTCGCGCTCGTCGGCCGGCTGGACACGCACACCTACGAAGACCTCGACGAAGCCCTGGCGCCGCTGCTGACCCGCCAGCTGCACTCGCTGGTGCTGGACCTGTCCGGGCTGGAGTACATCAGCAGCGCGGGGATCCGTTCCATCTTCAAGGCACGCAAGACGCTGGCGCCGCACAGCGGCAAGGTGCTGCTCGTCAATCCGCAGCCGCAGATCCAGAAGGTGCTGGACATGGTCAAGGCCGTGCCGTTGAACGAGATCTTCTCGTCCACCGCCGAAGCCGATGCCTACCTGGACATGATGCAGCGCAAGGTGCTGCGCGCCGGCGAAGAAGACGACGACTGA
- a CDS encoding NADP-dependent malic enzyme: protein MTNDDFKQAALEYHRLSPPGKIKVAPTKPMLTQRDLALAYSPGVAYACEAIVEDPNTASELTARGNLVAVVTNGTAVLGLGNIGPLAGKPVMEGKGVLFQKFAGIDVFDIEINETDPDKLVDIIASLEPTFGGINLEDIKAPECFIVERKLRERMSIPVFHDDQHGTAIIVGAAVVNALEVVGKKIGDVKLATSGAGAAGIACLDMLVALGLKPENILAFDRDGVIYTGRPNLDPDKARYARPTDKRTLAEIVDGADIFLGLSAGGILKPEMVATMADKPVILALANPNPEISPADAKAVRPDVIIGTGRSDYPNQVNNALCFPYIFRGALDVGATVINEEMKVACVHAIAKLARREASDLGSAYGDDVPCFGPEYLIPRPFDPRLLVEVAAAVAQAAMDSGVALRPIPDMWAYREKLGQFVYRTSLMMKPVYDRARADKKRVVYAEGEEETVLRAVQTVIDEGLAFPILIGRPEVIDARIERLGLRMRAGVDFELTNQNDDPRFNDYWQHYHALTARRGVTPAAAKNLMRSRPTLIAAVMVARGEADALVSGIVGRFHKKLGYVRSVIPLDPGVQSTSAMTGVINNQGAYFFLDTHVQDNPTAEQIAEATLQAAYRLKLFGIEPRIALLSHANFGSHETASAVKMRHVRELLLKRKPDLNVDGEMQGDTAWDEVLRNRIMPGSTLTGRANLFVLPNLDAANITYNMVRVVTDGVAIGPILMGISKPVHILTTSATPRRVINMTAIAAVDAQIRQQREAERNGPG from the coding sequence ATGACGAACGACGATTTCAAGCAGGCCGCGCTGGAATACCACCGCCTGTCTCCGCCCGGCAAGATCAAGGTCGCGCCGACCAAGCCGATGCTCACCCAGCGCGACCTGGCGCTGGCGTACTCGCCTGGCGTGGCCTACGCCTGCGAGGCCATCGTCGAGGATCCCAACACCGCCAGCGAGCTCACCGCGCGCGGCAACCTGGTGGCCGTGGTCACCAACGGCACCGCCGTGCTGGGCCTGGGCAACATCGGCCCGCTGGCCGGCAAGCCGGTGATGGAAGGCAAGGGCGTGCTGTTCCAGAAGTTCGCCGGCATCGACGTGTTCGACATCGAGATCAACGAGACCGACCCGGACAAGCTGGTCGACATCATCGCCTCGCTCGAACCGACCTTCGGCGGCATCAACCTGGAAGACATCAAGGCGCCGGAGTGCTTCATCGTCGAGCGCAAGCTGCGCGAGCGGATGAGCATCCCGGTGTTCCATGACGACCAGCATGGCACGGCGATCATCGTCGGCGCGGCAGTGGTCAATGCGCTGGAAGTGGTCGGCAAGAAGATCGGCGACGTGAAGCTGGCCACCAGCGGCGCCGGCGCCGCCGGCATCGCCTGCCTGGACATGCTGGTGGCGCTGGGCCTGAAGCCAGAGAACATCCTGGCCTTCGACCGCGACGGCGTGATCTACACGGGTCGCCCGAACCTCGACCCGGACAAGGCGCGTTACGCCCGCCCCACCGACAAGCGCACGCTGGCCGAGATCGTGGACGGCGCGGATATCTTCCTGGGCCTGTCGGCCGGCGGCATCCTCAAGCCGGAGATGGTCGCCACGATGGCCGACAAGCCGGTCATCCTGGCGCTGGCCAATCCGAATCCCGAGATCTCCCCGGCCGATGCCAAGGCCGTGCGCCCGGACGTCATCATCGGCACCGGCCGCAGCGATTACCCGAACCAGGTCAACAACGCGCTCTGCTTCCCGTACATCTTCCGCGGCGCACTGGACGTGGGCGCCACGGTCATCAACGAGGAGATGAAGGTCGCGTGCGTGCATGCCATCGCCAAGCTCGCGCGGCGCGAAGCCTCCGACCTGGGCAGCGCCTACGGCGACGACGTGCCGTGCTTCGGCCCCGAGTACCTGATCCCGCGCCCGTTCGACCCGCGCCTGCTGGTGGAAGTGGCCGCGGCGGTGGCACAGGCCGCGATGGATTCCGGCGTGGCACTGCGCCCGATCCCGGACATGTGGGCCTACCGCGAGAAGCTGGGCCAGTTCGTCTACCGCACCAGCCTGATGATGAAACCGGTCTACGACCGCGCGCGTGCCGACAAGAAGCGCGTGGTCTATGCCGAGGGCGAAGAGGAGACCGTGCTGCGCGCCGTGCAGACCGTGATCGACGAAGGCCTGGCCTTCCCGATCCTGATCGGCCGCCCCGAGGTGATCGATGCGCGCATCGAGCGCCTGGGCCTGCGCATGCGCGCGGGCGTGGATTTCGAACTGACCAACCAGAACGACGATCCCCGCTTCAACGACTACTGGCAGCACTACCACGCACTGACCGCACGCCGTGGCGTGACGCCGGCGGCGGCGAAGAACCTGATGCGTTCGCGCCCCACGCTGATCGCCGCGGTGATGGTGGCGCGCGGCGAGGCCGATGCGCTGGTGAGCGGCATCGTCGGGCGCTTCCACAAGAAGCTCGGCTACGTGCGCAGCGTGATCCCGCTGGACCCGGGCGTACAGTCGACCTCGGCGATGACCGGCGTGATCAACAACCAGGGGGCGTACTTCTTCCTGGATACGCACGTGCAGGACAACCCGACCGCCGAGCAGATCGCCGAAGCCACGCTGCAGGCGGCTTATCGCCTGAAGCTGTTCGGCATCGAGCCGCGCATCGCGCTGCTGTCGCACGCCAACTTCGGCAGCCACGAGACCGCCAGTGCGGTGAAGATGCGGCACGTGCGCGAACTGCTGCTCAAACGCAAGCCGGACCTCAATGTGGACGGCGAGATGCAGGGCGACACTGCCTGGGATGAAGTGCTGCGCAACCGCATCATGCCGGGCAGCACGCTGACCGGGCGCGCCAACCTGTTCGTGCTGCCCAACCTGGACGCCGCCAACATCACCTACAACATGGTGCGCGTGGTCACCGACGGCGTGGCCATCGGCCCGATCCTGATGGGCATCTCCAAGCCGGTGCACATCCTGACCACCAGCGCCACGCCGCGCCGCGTGATCAACATGACCGCCATCGCCGCCGTGGACGCGCAGATCCGCCAGCAGCGCGAAGCCGAGCGCAACGGGCCGGGTTGA
- a CDS encoding crosslink repair DNA glycosylase YcaQ family protein, with amino-acid sequence MMLTLDHLRRYAVARSLFKPTTLPRAIQRLGFVQADPIRAPARAQDLTLRHRVAGYRAGDLERRYPRLPLEEDFFVNYGFLPREHHQLMHPRKAREAWTPARWKQAQAVLAFVSERGTAHPRDVDAHFGHGKTTNWFGGSSNASTQLLDGMHYRGLLRVARREGGTRVYAPRIGDATPVAMSDAEARLDALLDIIVRKYAPLPAASLGQLLAYLRRGVPQWEGLRAGALKRARQRLGTARVDGVDWYWPADEDPCSRRWRPDDQVRLLTPFDPVVWDRRRFELFWGWTYRFEAYTPAPKRKLGYYALPVLWGDRVIGWANLSVVDGELRSTFGYVDG; translated from the coding sequence ATGATGCTCACCCTCGATCACCTGCGCCGGTATGCCGTCGCGCGCAGCCTGTTCAAGCCGACCACCCTGCCGCGTGCGATCCAGCGGCTGGGGTTCGTGCAGGCGGACCCGATCCGGGCGCCGGCGCGCGCGCAGGACCTGACGCTGCGCCATCGTGTCGCCGGCTATCGTGCCGGTGATCTGGAACGGCGGTACCCGCGCCTGCCGCTGGAAGAAGACTTCTTCGTCAACTACGGTTTCCTGCCACGCGAGCATCACCAACTGATGCACCCGCGCAAGGCACGCGAGGCGTGGACGCCTGCGCGCTGGAAGCAGGCGCAGGCGGTGCTGGCCTTCGTCAGCGAGCGCGGCACGGCGCATCCGCGCGACGTGGATGCGCACTTCGGGCATGGCAAGACGACCAACTGGTTCGGGGGTTCGTCGAACGCGAGCACGCAATTGCTGGACGGCATGCATTACCGCGGGCTGCTGCGGGTGGCGCGCCGCGAGGGCGGTACGCGGGTCTATGCGCCGCGCATCGGTGATGCGACACCTGTCGCGATGTCTGATGCGGAGGCGCGGCTGGATGCGTTGCTCGACATCATCGTGCGCAAGTACGCGCCGTTGCCGGCGGCGAGTCTGGGCCAGTTGCTGGCCTATCTGCGTCGCGGTGTGCCGCAGTGGGAAGGCCTGCGTGCGGGGGCGTTGAAGCGGGCACGCCAGCGGTTGGGCACGGCGCGGGTCGATGGGGTGGACTGGTACTGGCCGGCGGACGAGGATCCGTGCTCGCGACGCTGGAGGCCGGATGACCAGGTGCGGTTGCTGACGCCGTTTGATCCTGTGGTCTGGGACCGGCGGCGGTTCGAGTTGTTCTGGGGGTGGACGTATCGGTTCGAGGCGTACACGCCAGCGCCGAAGCGAAAACTGGGGTATTACGCGCTGCCGGTGCTGTGGGGTGACCGGGTGATTGGGTGGGCGAATCTCAGTGTGGTGGATGGGGAGTTGCGGTCGACGTTTGGGTATGTGGATGGGTAA
- a CDS encoding ATP-binding protein: MQMRLFIPREHARVDDLNASLEAVLANNGVSRAIQCDVRLIVEELASNAIEHGDVARVGAEEHELCVDIGIRANRLTLEFRESGAAFNPLDQPPPDLDADILDRPTGGLGLHLVRQVAEEAVYQRIGNYNVLRLTLRIPTEENDA, from the coding sequence ATGCAGATGCGACTGTTCATTCCACGTGAGCACGCCCGCGTGGACGATCTCAACGCGTCGTTGGAGGCCGTGCTGGCCAACAACGGGGTCAGCCGCGCGATCCAGTGCGACGTGCGGCTGATCGTGGAGGAGTTGGCGAGCAACGCGATCGAGCATGGCGATGTGGCGCGCGTGGGTGCCGAGGAGCACGAGCTGTGCGTGGACATCGGCATCCGTGCGAACCGGCTGACCCTGGAGTTCCGCGAAAGCGGCGCCGCGTTCAATCCGCTCGACCAGCCGCCCCCGGATCTCGACGCCGACATCCTCGACCGGCCCACCGGCGGACTGGGCCTGCACCTGGTGCGCCAGGTGGCGGAAGAAGCCGTGTACCAGCGGATCGGCAACTACAACGTGCTGCGCCTGACCCTGCGCATCCCGACCGAGGAGAACGACGCATGA
- a CDS encoding STAS domain-containing protein — MTLEIEIYPPVNGNQYVLLSGRLDTVSHAQLDEQLAPMLAARPQALVLDLAHLDYISSAGVRSILKARKALAPHEGRLLVVHPQEQIRKVIEIVQAVPMDEIFESTADADAYLDALQRRILDGEEEA; from the coding sequence ATGACGCTGGAGATTGAGATCTATCCGCCGGTCAACGGCAACCAGTACGTGCTGCTCAGCGGCCGCCTGGATACCGTCAGCCACGCACAGCTGGACGAACAGCTGGCGCCGATGCTGGCTGCCCGCCCGCAGGCGCTGGTGCTGGACCTGGCCCACCTGGACTACATCAGCAGCGCCGGCGTGCGCAGCATCCTGAAGGCCCGCAAGGCCCTGGCCCCGCATGAAGGCCGCCTGCTGGTGGTGCACCCGCAGGAGCAGATCCGCAAGGTCATCGAGATCGTGCAGGCCGTGCCGATGGACGAGATCTTCGAATCCACCGCCGACGCCGACGCCTATCTGGATGCGCTGCAGCGGCGGATCCTGGATGGCGAGGAAGAAGCCTGA